The following are encoded together in the Oryzias melastigma strain HK-1 linkage group LG17, ASM292280v2, whole genome shotgun sequence genome:
- the LOC112147200 gene encoding transcriptional repressor p66-alpha isoform X1: protein MSEEAVRQTRSQKRALEREAAPPSTGPTDADNDSKKPKLDSTLPPTGTQNEPAADILLSQDVQSQTRPGSDHEKEQDAEQAPLSSSLALPLTSQPDKEDRTQRQQMVEANSDNRTDCNDRTRKVKVETPADLRSRVRQSEQKVSGGMLAAGEVKATIKVEVQAEQPVDMSTSKSIKREKRAPSPDDDDVIILSDNDSPSPPMNGLSHFKELDTDLLMKSSPAERERIIKQLKEELRLEEAKLVLLKKLRQSQIQRDTLQKPSGLSSSTAPPPLIRGTITSNKGSQQILTGRSSSTVIPPPLVRGGQQVSSKHGSQIIMPPLVRGAQQIQALRQQQQQQQLAATGGSGSGPPPLLLGPRTSATSSQGQRGLVQSGLMRVGGSTLTSPSGMKGSSSGSGVSVVGVNDSPASRQAAAKLALRKQLEKTLLEIPPPKPPAPEFNFLPSAANNEFIYLVGLEEVVQNLLDTIHRGKTGALPAKLGSREPFICSQCNTDFTCRWRQDKAKGGAVLCEDCMSSNQKKALKAEHTNRLKAAFVKALQQEQEIEQRIIQQASSPVSHSTSSSSSTGSSLKAEQLVAQQLKQVQARVSSLQHHHQAANLVHHHSIKQSSKGHLSHGVGVRGIPHSFSSSSQLQSAVAAAALVSRPGKHAHVSHRSVQSSKVSSSGIGGSRHVSGGSASSTAWKKQSNSNTGVTMAYVNPSLTGHKTSATVDARQREYLLDMIPSRSSISQTANTWK from the exons ATGTCGGAAGAGGCTGTACGCCAGACACGCAGCCAGAAAAGGGCGCTGGAGAGAGAGGCTGCCCCGCCGAGTACCGGGCCCACCGATGCCGACAATGACagcaaaaagcctaaattggacTCGACTCTACCTCCAACAGGGACTCAAAATGAACCGGCGGCTGACATTTTGCTGTCACAGGACGTTCAGAGCCAGACCAGGCCTGGATCGGACCATGAGAAGGAGCAGGACGCCGAGCAGGCCCCGTTGTCGTCGTCTTTAGCATTGCCTTTGACCTCTCAGCCAGATAAGGAGGATCGGACACAGAGACAGCAGATGGTTGAAGCCAACTCAGACAATCGGACTGACTGCAATGACAGAACCAGAAAGGTGAAGGTGGAGACGCCTGCGGATTTGAGGAGCCGGGTCCGGCAGTCTGAGCAGAAGGTGTCCGGTGGCATGTTGGCTGCGGGCGAAGTGAAGGCCACCATTAAGGTTGAGGTTCAGGCGGAGCAGCCTGTGGACATGAGCACCTCCAAAAG TATAAAAAGGGAGAAGAGAGCGCCGTCCCCCGACGATGACGACGTTATCATCCTGTCAGATAACGACTCTCCCAGTCCACCGATGAACGGCCTCAGTCACTTTAAAGAGCTGGACACAGACCTGCTCATG AAGAGCAGCCCTGCAGAGAGGGAGCGCATCATTAAGCAGCTGAAAGAGGAGCTGAGGCTGGAAGAGGCCAAGCTGGTGCTGCTAAAGAAACTCCGACAGAGCCAAATACAGAGGGACACTCTGCAGAAG CCCTCTGGATTGTCCAGTTCCACGGCTCCTCCTCCCCTAATTCGAGGAACGATCACAAGCAATAAAGGCTCTCAGCAG ATCTTGACCGGAAGAAGTTCAAGCACAGTCATCCCGCCTCCTCTGGTACGAGGAGGGCAGCAGGTGTCGTCCAAACACGGCTCCCAGATCATCATGCCACCTCTGGTAAGAGGAGCACAG CAGATCCAGGCTCTCcgccagcagcagcaacagcagcagttgGCTGCAACCGGCGGGTCGGGATCAGGACCTCCTCCCTTGCTCTTGGGCCCGAGAACCTCAGCCACTTCGTCCCAGGGCCAGAGGGGCCTGGTCCAGTCTGGCCTCATGAGAGTCGGCGGCAGCACACTG aCATCACCTTCCGGCATGAAGGGCTCGTCTTCAGGAAGCGGCGTGTCTGTGGTTGGCGTTAACGACTCTCCCGCCAGCAGGCAAGCTGCAGCTAAACTGGCCCTGCGGAAACAGCTGGAGAAGACCCTTCTGGAGATCCCTCCACCCAAGCCTCCTGCCCCGGAGTTCAACTTTCTGCCCTCTGCAGCCAATAATGAGTTCATCTATCTGGTCGGGCTGGAGGAGGTGGTCCAGAATCTGCTGGATACCATCCACAGAG GAAAGACTGGTGCTCTTCCGGCAAAGCTAGGAAGCCGAGAGCCCTTCATCTGCTCCCAGTGCAATACTGACTTCACCTGCCGCTGGAGGCAGGATAAGGCTAAAGGAGGGGCAGTTCTCTGTGAAGACTGCATGTCTTCCAATCAGAAGAAGGCTTTGAAAGCCGAGCATACGAATCGTCTTAAAGCTGCGTTTGTCAAGGCGCTGCAGCAAGAGCAAGAGATAGAGCAGCGCATCATTCAGCAGGCATCCTCGCCGGTCTCCCACAGTACCTCCTCATCGTCTTCAACCGGCTCCTCGCTGAAGGCGGAGCAGCTGGTGGCTCAGCAGCTGAAGCAGGTTCAAGCCCGAGTGTCCTCCCTCCAGCACCATCACCAGGCAGCCAACCTTGTTCATCATCACTCCATCAAGCAG AGCTCCAAGGGCCATCTGTCCCATGGTGTGGGAGTCAGAGGCATCCCCcactccttctcctcctcctctcagctgCAGAGTGCAGTGGCCGCCGCAGCTTTGGTCAGTCGGCCAGGTAAGCATGCCCATGTTTCCCACCGCTCTGTCCAGAGTTCAAAGGTGAGCAGCAGTGGAATCGGCGGGAGCAGGCATGTCAGCGGAGGTAGTGCCTCATCTACTGCATGGAAGAAGCAGAGCAACAGCAATACAG GAGTGACCATGGCCTACGTGAACCCCAGCCTGACGGGTCACAAGACTTCCGCCACGGTGGACGCTCGCCAGAGGGAGTACCTGCTGGACATGATCCCCTCTCGCTCGTCCATCTCGCAGACTGCAAACAcgtggaaataa
- the LOC112147200 gene encoding transcriptional repressor p66 alpha isoform X2: MSEEAVRQTRSQKRALEREAAPPSTGPTDADNDSKKPKLDSTLPPTGTQNEPAADILLSQDVQSQTRPGSDHEKEQDAEQAPLSSSLALPLTSQPDKEDRTQRQQMVEANSDNRTDCNDRTRKVKVETPADLRSRVRQSEQKVSGGMLAAGEVKATIKVEVQAEQPVDMSTSKSIKREKRAPSPDDDDVIILSDNDSPSPPMNGLSHFKELDTDLLMKSSPAERERIIKQLKEELRLEEAKLVLLKKLRQSQIQRDTLQKPSGLSSSTAPPPLIRGTITSNKGSQQILTGRSSSTVIPPPLVRGGQQVSSKHGSQIIMPPLVRGAQIQALRQQQQQQQLAATGGSGSGPPPLLLGPRTSATSSQGQRGLVQSGLMRVGGSTLTSPSGMKGSSSGSGVSVVGVNDSPASRQAAAKLALRKQLEKTLLEIPPPKPPAPEFNFLPSAANNEFIYLVGLEEVVQNLLDTIHRGKTGALPAKLGSREPFICSQCNTDFTCRWRQDKAKGGAVLCEDCMSSNQKKALKAEHTNRLKAAFVKALQQEQEIEQRIIQQASSPVSHSTSSSSSTGSSLKAEQLVAQQLKQVQARVSSLQHHHQAANLVHHHSIKQSSKGHLSHGVGVRGIPHSFSSSSQLQSAVAAAALVSRPGKHAHVSHRSVQSSKVSSSGIGGSRHVSGGSASSTAWKKQSNSNTGVTMAYVNPSLTGHKTSATVDARQREYLLDMIPSRSSISQTANTWK, encoded by the exons ATGTCGGAAGAGGCTGTACGCCAGACACGCAGCCAGAAAAGGGCGCTGGAGAGAGAGGCTGCCCCGCCGAGTACCGGGCCCACCGATGCCGACAATGACagcaaaaagcctaaattggacTCGACTCTACCTCCAACAGGGACTCAAAATGAACCGGCGGCTGACATTTTGCTGTCACAGGACGTTCAGAGCCAGACCAGGCCTGGATCGGACCATGAGAAGGAGCAGGACGCCGAGCAGGCCCCGTTGTCGTCGTCTTTAGCATTGCCTTTGACCTCTCAGCCAGATAAGGAGGATCGGACACAGAGACAGCAGATGGTTGAAGCCAACTCAGACAATCGGACTGACTGCAATGACAGAACCAGAAAGGTGAAGGTGGAGACGCCTGCGGATTTGAGGAGCCGGGTCCGGCAGTCTGAGCAGAAGGTGTCCGGTGGCATGTTGGCTGCGGGCGAAGTGAAGGCCACCATTAAGGTTGAGGTTCAGGCGGAGCAGCCTGTGGACATGAGCACCTCCAAAAG TATAAAAAGGGAGAAGAGAGCGCCGTCCCCCGACGATGACGACGTTATCATCCTGTCAGATAACGACTCTCCCAGTCCACCGATGAACGGCCTCAGTCACTTTAAAGAGCTGGACACAGACCTGCTCATG AAGAGCAGCCCTGCAGAGAGGGAGCGCATCATTAAGCAGCTGAAAGAGGAGCTGAGGCTGGAAGAGGCCAAGCTGGTGCTGCTAAAGAAACTCCGACAGAGCCAAATACAGAGGGACACTCTGCAGAAG CCCTCTGGATTGTCCAGTTCCACGGCTCCTCCTCCCCTAATTCGAGGAACGATCACAAGCAATAAAGGCTCTCAGCAG ATCTTGACCGGAAGAAGTTCAAGCACAGTCATCCCGCCTCCTCTGGTACGAGGAGGGCAGCAGGTGTCGTCCAAACACGGCTCCCAGATCATCATGCCACCTCTGGTAAGAGGAGCACAG ATCCAGGCTCTCcgccagcagcagcaacagcagcagttgGCTGCAACCGGCGGGTCGGGATCAGGACCTCCTCCCTTGCTCTTGGGCCCGAGAACCTCAGCCACTTCGTCCCAGGGCCAGAGGGGCCTGGTCCAGTCTGGCCTCATGAGAGTCGGCGGCAGCACACTG aCATCACCTTCCGGCATGAAGGGCTCGTCTTCAGGAAGCGGCGTGTCTGTGGTTGGCGTTAACGACTCTCCCGCCAGCAGGCAAGCTGCAGCTAAACTGGCCCTGCGGAAACAGCTGGAGAAGACCCTTCTGGAGATCCCTCCACCCAAGCCTCCTGCCCCGGAGTTCAACTTTCTGCCCTCTGCAGCCAATAATGAGTTCATCTATCTGGTCGGGCTGGAGGAGGTGGTCCAGAATCTGCTGGATACCATCCACAGAG GAAAGACTGGTGCTCTTCCGGCAAAGCTAGGAAGCCGAGAGCCCTTCATCTGCTCCCAGTGCAATACTGACTTCACCTGCCGCTGGAGGCAGGATAAGGCTAAAGGAGGGGCAGTTCTCTGTGAAGACTGCATGTCTTCCAATCAGAAGAAGGCTTTGAAAGCCGAGCATACGAATCGTCTTAAAGCTGCGTTTGTCAAGGCGCTGCAGCAAGAGCAAGAGATAGAGCAGCGCATCATTCAGCAGGCATCCTCGCCGGTCTCCCACAGTACCTCCTCATCGTCTTCAACCGGCTCCTCGCTGAAGGCGGAGCAGCTGGTGGCTCAGCAGCTGAAGCAGGTTCAAGCCCGAGTGTCCTCCCTCCAGCACCATCACCAGGCAGCCAACCTTGTTCATCATCACTCCATCAAGCAG AGCTCCAAGGGCCATCTGTCCCATGGTGTGGGAGTCAGAGGCATCCCCcactccttctcctcctcctctcagctgCAGAGTGCAGTGGCCGCCGCAGCTTTGGTCAGTCGGCCAGGTAAGCATGCCCATGTTTCCCACCGCTCTGTCCAGAGTTCAAAGGTGAGCAGCAGTGGAATCGGCGGGAGCAGGCATGTCAGCGGAGGTAGTGCCTCATCTACTGCATGGAAGAAGCAGAGCAACAGCAATACAG GAGTGACCATGGCCTACGTGAACCCCAGCCTGACGGGTCACAAGACTTCCGCCACGGTGGACGCTCGCCAGAGGGAGTACCTGCTGGACATGATCCCCTCTCGCTCGTCCATCTCGCAGACTGCAAACAcgtggaaataa
- the LOC112147200 gene encoding transcriptional repressor p66 alpha isoform X3: MSEEAVRQTRSQKRALEREAAPPSTGPTDADNDSKKPKLDSTLPPTGTQNEPAADILLSQDVQSQTRPGSDHEKEQDAEQAPLSSSLALPLTSQPDKEDRTQRQQMVEANSDNRTDCNDRTRKVKVETPADLRSRVRQSEQKVSGGMLAAGEVKATIKVEVQAEQPVDMSTSKSIKREKRAPSPDDDDVIILSDNDSPSPPMNGLSHFKELDTDLLMKSSPAERERIIKQLKEELRLEEAKLVLLKKLRQSQIQRDTLQKPSGLSSSTAPPPLIRGTITSNKGSQQILTGRSSSTVIPPPLVRGGQQVSSKHGSQIIMPPLQIQALRQQQQQQQLAATGGSGSGPPPLLLGPRTSATSSQGQRGLVQSGLMRVGGSTLTSPSGMKGSSSGSGVSVVGVNDSPASRQAAAKLALRKQLEKTLLEIPPPKPPAPEFNFLPSAANNEFIYLVGLEEVVQNLLDTIHRGKTGALPAKLGSREPFICSQCNTDFTCRWRQDKAKGGAVLCEDCMSSNQKKALKAEHTNRLKAAFVKALQQEQEIEQRIIQQASSPVSHSTSSSSSTGSSLKAEQLVAQQLKQVQARVSSLQHHHQAANLVHHHSIKQSSKGHLSHGVGVRGIPHSFSSSSQLQSAVAAAALVSRPGKHAHVSHRSVQSSKVSSSGIGGSRHVSGGSASSTAWKKQSNSNTGVTMAYVNPSLTGHKTSATVDARQREYLLDMIPSRSSISQTANTWK, encoded by the exons ATGTCGGAAGAGGCTGTACGCCAGACACGCAGCCAGAAAAGGGCGCTGGAGAGAGAGGCTGCCCCGCCGAGTACCGGGCCCACCGATGCCGACAATGACagcaaaaagcctaaattggacTCGACTCTACCTCCAACAGGGACTCAAAATGAACCGGCGGCTGACATTTTGCTGTCACAGGACGTTCAGAGCCAGACCAGGCCTGGATCGGACCATGAGAAGGAGCAGGACGCCGAGCAGGCCCCGTTGTCGTCGTCTTTAGCATTGCCTTTGACCTCTCAGCCAGATAAGGAGGATCGGACACAGAGACAGCAGATGGTTGAAGCCAACTCAGACAATCGGACTGACTGCAATGACAGAACCAGAAAGGTGAAGGTGGAGACGCCTGCGGATTTGAGGAGCCGGGTCCGGCAGTCTGAGCAGAAGGTGTCCGGTGGCATGTTGGCTGCGGGCGAAGTGAAGGCCACCATTAAGGTTGAGGTTCAGGCGGAGCAGCCTGTGGACATGAGCACCTCCAAAAG TATAAAAAGGGAGAAGAGAGCGCCGTCCCCCGACGATGACGACGTTATCATCCTGTCAGATAACGACTCTCCCAGTCCACCGATGAACGGCCTCAGTCACTTTAAAGAGCTGGACACAGACCTGCTCATG AAGAGCAGCCCTGCAGAGAGGGAGCGCATCATTAAGCAGCTGAAAGAGGAGCTGAGGCTGGAAGAGGCCAAGCTGGTGCTGCTAAAGAAACTCCGACAGAGCCAAATACAGAGGGACACTCTGCAGAAG CCCTCTGGATTGTCCAGTTCCACGGCTCCTCCTCCCCTAATTCGAGGAACGATCACAAGCAATAAAGGCTCTCAGCAG ATCTTGACCGGAAGAAGTTCAAGCACAGTCATCCCGCCTCCTCTGGTACGAGGAGGGCAGCAGGTGTCGTCCAAACACGGCTCCCAGATCATCATGCCACCTCTG CAGATCCAGGCTCTCcgccagcagcagcaacagcagcagttgGCTGCAACCGGCGGGTCGGGATCAGGACCTCCTCCCTTGCTCTTGGGCCCGAGAACCTCAGCCACTTCGTCCCAGGGCCAGAGGGGCCTGGTCCAGTCTGGCCTCATGAGAGTCGGCGGCAGCACACTG aCATCACCTTCCGGCATGAAGGGCTCGTCTTCAGGAAGCGGCGTGTCTGTGGTTGGCGTTAACGACTCTCCCGCCAGCAGGCAAGCTGCAGCTAAACTGGCCCTGCGGAAACAGCTGGAGAAGACCCTTCTGGAGATCCCTCCACCCAAGCCTCCTGCCCCGGAGTTCAACTTTCTGCCCTCTGCAGCCAATAATGAGTTCATCTATCTGGTCGGGCTGGAGGAGGTGGTCCAGAATCTGCTGGATACCATCCACAGAG GAAAGACTGGTGCTCTTCCGGCAAAGCTAGGAAGCCGAGAGCCCTTCATCTGCTCCCAGTGCAATACTGACTTCACCTGCCGCTGGAGGCAGGATAAGGCTAAAGGAGGGGCAGTTCTCTGTGAAGACTGCATGTCTTCCAATCAGAAGAAGGCTTTGAAAGCCGAGCATACGAATCGTCTTAAAGCTGCGTTTGTCAAGGCGCTGCAGCAAGAGCAAGAGATAGAGCAGCGCATCATTCAGCAGGCATCCTCGCCGGTCTCCCACAGTACCTCCTCATCGTCTTCAACCGGCTCCTCGCTGAAGGCGGAGCAGCTGGTGGCTCAGCAGCTGAAGCAGGTTCAAGCCCGAGTGTCCTCCCTCCAGCACCATCACCAGGCAGCCAACCTTGTTCATCATCACTCCATCAAGCAG AGCTCCAAGGGCCATCTGTCCCATGGTGTGGGAGTCAGAGGCATCCCCcactccttctcctcctcctctcagctgCAGAGTGCAGTGGCCGCCGCAGCTTTGGTCAGTCGGCCAGGTAAGCATGCCCATGTTTCCCACCGCTCTGTCCAGAGTTCAAAGGTGAGCAGCAGTGGAATCGGCGGGAGCAGGCATGTCAGCGGAGGTAGTGCCTCATCTACTGCATGGAAGAAGCAGAGCAACAGCAATACAG GAGTGACCATGGCCTACGTGAACCCCAGCCTGACGGGTCACAAGACTTCCGCCACGGTGGACGCTCGCCAGAGGGAGTACCTGCTGGACATGATCCCCTCTCGCTCGTCCATCTCGCAGACTGCAAACAcgtggaaataa
- the LOC112147200 gene encoding transcriptional repressor p66 alpha isoform X4 — MSEEAVRQTRSQKRALEREAAPPSTGPTDADNDSKKPKLDSTLPPTGTQNEPAADILLSQDVQSQTRPGSDHEKEQDAEQAPLSSSLALPLTSQPDKEDRTQRQQMVEANSDNRTDCNDRTRKVKVETPADLRSRVRQSEQKVSGGMLAAGEVKATIKVEVQAEQPVDMSTSKSIKREKRAPSPDDDDVIILSDNDSPSPPMNGLSHFKELDTDLLMKSSPAERERIIKQLKEELRLEEAKLVLLKKLRQSQIQRDTLQKPSGLSSSTAPPPLIRGTITSNKGSQQILTGRSSSTVIPPPLVRGGQQVSSKHGSQIIMPPLIQALRQQQQQQQLAATGGSGSGPPPLLLGPRTSATSSQGQRGLVQSGLMRVGGSTLTSPSGMKGSSSGSGVSVVGVNDSPASRQAAAKLALRKQLEKTLLEIPPPKPPAPEFNFLPSAANNEFIYLVGLEEVVQNLLDTIHRGKTGALPAKLGSREPFICSQCNTDFTCRWRQDKAKGGAVLCEDCMSSNQKKALKAEHTNRLKAAFVKALQQEQEIEQRIIQQASSPVSHSTSSSSSTGSSLKAEQLVAQQLKQVQARVSSLQHHHQAANLVHHHSIKQSSKGHLSHGVGVRGIPHSFSSSSQLQSAVAAAALVSRPGKHAHVSHRSVQSSKVSSSGIGGSRHVSGGSASSTAWKKQSNSNTGVTMAYVNPSLTGHKTSATVDARQREYLLDMIPSRSSISQTANTWK, encoded by the exons ATGTCGGAAGAGGCTGTACGCCAGACACGCAGCCAGAAAAGGGCGCTGGAGAGAGAGGCTGCCCCGCCGAGTACCGGGCCCACCGATGCCGACAATGACagcaaaaagcctaaattggacTCGACTCTACCTCCAACAGGGACTCAAAATGAACCGGCGGCTGACATTTTGCTGTCACAGGACGTTCAGAGCCAGACCAGGCCTGGATCGGACCATGAGAAGGAGCAGGACGCCGAGCAGGCCCCGTTGTCGTCGTCTTTAGCATTGCCTTTGACCTCTCAGCCAGATAAGGAGGATCGGACACAGAGACAGCAGATGGTTGAAGCCAACTCAGACAATCGGACTGACTGCAATGACAGAACCAGAAAGGTGAAGGTGGAGACGCCTGCGGATTTGAGGAGCCGGGTCCGGCAGTCTGAGCAGAAGGTGTCCGGTGGCATGTTGGCTGCGGGCGAAGTGAAGGCCACCATTAAGGTTGAGGTTCAGGCGGAGCAGCCTGTGGACATGAGCACCTCCAAAAG TATAAAAAGGGAGAAGAGAGCGCCGTCCCCCGACGATGACGACGTTATCATCCTGTCAGATAACGACTCTCCCAGTCCACCGATGAACGGCCTCAGTCACTTTAAAGAGCTGGACACAGACCTGCTCATG AAGAGCAGCCCTGCAGAGAGGGAGCGCATCATTAAGCAGCTGAAAGAGGAGCTGAGGCTGGAAGAGGCCAAGCTGGTGCTGCTAAAGAAACTCCGACAGAGCCAAATACAGAGGGACACTCTGCAGAAG CCCTCTGGATTGTCCAGTTCCACGGCTCCTCCTCCCCTAATTCGAGGAACGATCACAAGCAATAAAGGCTCTCAGCAG ATCTTGACCGGAAGAAGTTCAAGCACAGTCATCCCGCCTCCTCTGGTACGAGGAGGGCAGCAGGTGTCGTCCAAACACGGCTCCCAGATCATCATGCCACCTCTG ATCCAGGCTCTCcgccagcagcagcaacagcagcagttgGCTGCAACCGGCGGGTCGGGATCAGGACCTCCTCCCTTGCTCTTGGGCCCGAGAACCTCAGCCACTTCGTCCCAGGGCCAGAGGGGCCTGGTCCAGTCTGGCCTCATGAGAGTCGGCGGCAGCACACTG aCATCACCTTCCGGCATGAAGGGCTCGTCTTCAGGAAGCGGCGTGTCTGTGGTTGGCGTTAACGACTCTCCCGCCAGCAGGCAAGCTGCAGCTAAACTGGCCCTGCGGAAACAGCTGGAGAAGACCCTTCTGGAGATCCCTCCACCCAAGCCTCCTGCCCCGGAGTTCAACTTTCTGCCCTCTGCAGCCAATAATGAGTTCATCTATCTGGTCGGGCTGGAGGAGGTGGTCCAGAATCTGCTGGATACCATCCACAGAG GAAAGACTGGTGCTCTTCCGGCAAAGCTAGGAAGCCGAGAGCCCTTCATCTGCTCCCAGTGCAATACTGACTTCACCTGCCGCTGGAGGCAGGATAAGGCTAAAGGAGGGGCAGTTCTCTGTGAAGACTGCATGTCTTCCAATCAGAAGAAGGCTTTGAAAGCCGAGCATACGAATCGTCTTAAAGCTGCGTTTGTCAAGGCGCTGCAGCAAGAGCAAGAGATAGAGCAGCGCATCATTCAGCAGGCATCCTCGCCGGTCTCCCACAGTACCTCCTCATCGTCTTCAACCGGCTCCTCGCTGAAGGCGGAGCAGCTGGTGGCTCAGCAGCTGAAGCAGGTTCAAGCCCGAGTGTCCTCCCTCCAGCACCATCACCAGGCAGCCAACCTTGTTCATCATCACTCCATCAAGCAG AGCTCCAAGGGCCATCTGTCCCATGGTGTGGGAGTCAGAGGCATCCCCcactccttctcctcctcctctcagctgCAGAGTGCAGTGGCCGCCGCAGCTTTGGTCAGTCGGCCAGGTAAGCATGCCCATGTTTCCCACCGCTCTGTCCAGAGTTCAAAGGTGAGCAGCAGTGGAATCGGCGGGAGCAGGCATGTCAGCGGAGGTAGTGCCTCATCTACTGCATGGAAGAAGCAGAGCAACAGCAATACAG GAGTGACCATGGCCTACGTGAACCCCAGCCTGACGGGTCACAAGACTTCCGCCACGGTGGACGCTCGCCAGAGGGAGTACCTGCTGGACATGATCCCCTCTCGCTCGTCCATCTCGCAGACTGCAAACAcgtggaaataa
- the LOC112147200 gene encoding transcriptional repressor p66-alpha isoform X5 translates to MSEEAVRQTRSQKRALEREAAPPSTGPTDADNDSKKPKLDSTLPPTGTQNEPAADILLSQDVQSQTRPGSDHEKEQDAEQAPLSSSLALPLTSQPDKEDRTQRQQMVEANSDNRTDCNDRTRKVKVETPADLRSRVRQSEQKVSGGMLAAGEVKATIKVEVQAEQPVDMSTSKSIKREKRAPSPDDDDVIILSDNDSPSPPMNGLSHFKELDTDLLMKSSPAERERIIKQLKEELRLEEAKLVLLKKLRQSQIQRDTLQKPSGLSSSTAPPPLIRGTITSNKGSQQILTGRSSSTVIPPPLVRGGQQVSSKHGSQIIMPPLVRGAQQIQALRQQQQQQQLAATGGSGSGPPPLLLGPRTSATSSQGQRGLVQSGLMRVGGSTLTSPSGMKGSSSGSGVSVVGVNDSPASRQAAAKLALRKQLEKTLLEIPPPKPPAPEFNFLPSAANNEFIYLVGLEEVVQNLLDTIHRGKTGALPAKLGSREPFICSQCNTDFTCRWRQDKAKGGAVLCEDCMSSNQKKALKAEHTNRLKAAFVKALQQEQEIEQRIIQQASSPVSHSTSSSSSTGSSLKAEQLVAQQLKQVQARVSSLQHHHQAANLVHHHSIKQSSKGHLSHGVGVRGIPHSFSSSSQLQSAVAAAALVSRPGVTMAYVNPSLTGHKTSATVDARQREYLLDMIPSRSSISQTANTWK, encoded by the exons ATGTCGGAAGAGGCTGTACGCCAGACACGCAGCCAGAAAAGGGCGCTGGAGAGAGAGGCTGCCCCGCCGAGTACCGGGCCCACCGATGCCGACAATGACagcaaaaagcctaaattggacTCGACTCTACCTCCAACAGGGACTCAAAATGAACCGGCGGCTGACATTTTGCTGTCACAGGACGTTCAGAGCCAGACCAGGCCTGGATCGGACCATGAGAAGGAGCAGGACGCCGAGCAGGCCCCGTTGTCGTCGTCTTTAGCATTGCCTTTGACCTCTCAGCCAGATAAGGAGGATCGGACACAGAGACAGCAGATGGTTGAAGCCAACTCAGACAATCGGACTGACTGCAATGACAGAACCAGAAAGGTGAAGGTGGAGACGCCTGCGGATTTGAGGAGCCGGGTCCGGCAGTCTGAGCAGAAGGTGTCCGGTGGCATGTTGGCTGCGGGCGAAGTGAAGGCCACCATTAAGGTTGAGGTTCAGGCGGAGCAGCCTGTGGACATGAGCACCTCCAAAAG TATAAAAAGGGAGAAGAGAGCGCCGTCCCCCGACGATGACGACGTTATCATCCTGTCAGATAACGACTCTCCCAGTCCACCGATGAACGGCCTCAGTCACTTTAAAGAGCTGGACACAGACCTGCTCATG AAGAGCAGCCCTGCAGAGAGGGAGCGCATCATTAAGCAGCTGAAAGAGGAGCTGAGGCTGGAAGAGGCCAAGCTGGTGCTGCTAAAGAAACTCCGACAGAGCCAAATACAGAGGGACACTCTGCAGAAG CCCTCTGGATTGTCCAGTTCCACGGCTCCTCCTCCCCTAATTCGAGGAACGATCACAAGCAATAAAGGCTCTCAGCAG ATCTTGACCGGAAGAAGTTCAAGCACAGTCATCCCGCCTCCTCTGGTACGAGGAGGGCAGCAGGTGTCGTCCAAACACGGCTCCCAGATCATCATGCCACCTCTGGTAAGAGGAGCACAG CAGATCCAGGCTCTCcgccagcagcagcaacagcagcagttgGCTGCAACCGGCGGGTCGGGATCAGGACCTCCTCCCTTGCTCTTGGGCCCGAGAACCTCAGCCACTTCGTCCCAGGGCCAGAGGGGCCTGGTCCAGTCTGGCCTCATGAGAGTCGGCGGCAGCACACTG aCATCACCTTCCGGCATGAAGGGCTCGTCTTCAGGAAGCGGCGTGTCTGTGGTTGGCGTTAACGACTCTCCCGCCAGCAGGCAAGCTGCAGCTAAACTGGCCCTGCGGAAACAGCTGGAGAAGACCCTTCTGGAGATCCCTCCACCCAAGCCTCCTGCCCCGGAGTTCAACTTTCTGCCCTCTGCAGCCAATAATGAGTTCATCTATCTGGTCGGGCTGGAGGAGGTGGTCCAGAATCTGCTGGATACCATCCACAGAG GAAAGACTGGTGCTCTTCCGGCAAAGCTAGGAAGCCGAGAGCCCTTCATCTGCTCCCAGTGCAATACTGACTTCACCTGCCGCTGGAGGCAGGATAAGGCTAAAGGAGGGGCAGTTCTCTGTGAAGACTGCATGTCTTCCAATCAGAAGAAGGCTTTGAAAGCCGAGCATACGAATCGTCTTAAAGCTGCGTTTGTCAAGGCGCTGCAGCAAGAGCAAGAGATAGAGCAGCGCATCATTCAGCAGGCATCCTCGCCGGTCTCCCACAGTACCTCCTCATCGTCTTCAACCGGCTCCTCGCTGAAGGCGGAGCAGCTGGTGGCTCAGCAGCTGAAGCAGGTTCAAGCCCGAGTGTCCTCCCTCCAGCACCATCACCAGGCAGCCAACCTTGTTCATCATCACTCCATCAAGCAG AGCTCCAAGGGCCATCTGTCCCATGGTGTGGGAGTCAGAGGCATCCCCcactccttctcctcctcctctcagctgCAGAGTGCAGTGGCCGCCGCAGCTTTGGTCAGTCGGCCAG GAGTGACCATGGCCTACGTGAACCCCAGCCTGACGGGTCACAAGACTTCCGCCACGGTGGACGCTCGCCAGAGGGAGTACCTGCTGGACATGATCCCCTCTCGCTCGTCCATCTCGCAGACTGCAAACAcgtggaaataa